A stretch of the Bordetella genomosp. 8 genome encodes the following:
- a CDS encoding c-type cytochrome, which produces MRCGAGFRNGPRVVLRGGLAAALLVVGLAGCERAAQNMYDQPRGKPYRASPLFPDGAMSRTPPAGTEPYARGSLAETSSGREGTEQVARDARAQVADAMPAPVTPAMLKQGQTLYGVYCLPCHSPAGDGDGRIVERGFPAPPTYHSDRLRQVPDRHIYDVISNGYGVMASYGNRIRPEDRWAIVAFVRALQLSQHAAVADLPADVRQRAQAGLAATAPGGSPGGRAGDAGSEPGTPGGSASGAGGRNARAGGSQ; this is translated from the coding sequence ATGAGGTGCGGCGCAGGCTTTCGGAATGGACCGCGCGTCGTCCTGCGAGGCGGCCTGGCGGCAGCTTTGCTCGTGGTGGGGCTGGCGGGCTGCGAACGCGCCGCCCAGAACATGTACGACCAGCCGCGCGGCAAGCCGTATCGCGCCAGCCCGCTGTTTCCGGACGGCGCCATGTCGCGCACGCCGCCGGCCGGTACGGAGCCCTACGCGCGGGGCAGCCTCGCCGAGACGTCCAGCGGGCGGGAAGGCACCGAACAGGTGGCCCGCGACGCGCGGGCGCAGGTGGCCGACGCGATGCCCGCGCCGGTCACGCCGGCGATGCTCAAGCAGGGGCAGACGCTGTACGGCGTGTACTGCCTGCCGTGCCACAGTCCGGCCGGCGACGGCGATGGCCGTATCGTCGAGCGCGGATTTCCGGCGCCACCCACGTATCACAGCGACCGCTTGCGTCAGGTGCCTGACCGGCACATCTACGACGTCATCAGCAATGGTTATGGCGTCATGGCGTCCTACGGTAATCGCATACGCCCGGAGGATCGCTGGGCCATCGTCGCCTTCGTGCGCGCCTTGCAGCTCAGCCAGCATGCCGCCGTGGCGGACCTGCCGGCCGACGTGCGGCAACGCGCGCAAGCCGGCCTCGCCGCGACGGCGCCGGGCGGGTCGCCCGGCGGCCGGGCCGGCGATGCCGGCAGCGAACCGGGAACTCCGGGCGGGAGCGCGTCCGGCGCGGGTGGTCGTAACGCAAGGGCAGGGGGCTCTCAATGA